From Humibacter ginsenosidimutans, a single genomic window includes:
- a CDS encoding LacI family DNA-binding transcriptional regulator, which produces MTRSQIPATKPPRISDVAARAGVSLSTVSRVLNGSTTVDSAMADRVHEAALALGYAASPLARSLVLGATQTIAVVVPDLGNPVFQAVLRGLTSTASRAGYHVLVADSFESADEEPELAMAARRRCDGIVLCAPRMSDETLARLLPALRPAVLVNRSSDAAPSVSVDYRSGILQLLAHLTELGHRTISYVSGASAAESDAARRAGIRAFVDDHPEVTVREVPGGVDFAAGHGAADGVQASEATAVLAFNDLVAMGLLSALSERGVRVPQDVSVTGFDDIPFAAYTTPPLTTASVPVEALGTQAADRLLALLAGRAPDEDVSFEPVITVRGSTGDALQR; this is translated from the coding sequence ATGACCCGTTCGCAGATTCCTGCCACGAAGCCGCCCCGCATCTCCGACGTTGCAGCGCGAGCCGGCGTCTCCCTCTCCACGGTGTCTCGCGTGCTCAACGGAAGCACGACGGTCGACAGCGCCATGGCCGACCGCGTGCACGAGGCGGCACTCGCACTCGGCTACGCCGCGAGCCCCCTGGCGCGAAGTCTGGTGCTCGGCGCGACGCAGACCATCGCCGTCGTCGTTCCCGACCTCGGGAATCCCGTGTTCCAGGCCGTGTTGCGCGGACTGACGTCGACCGCCTCTCGAGCCGGGTACCACGTGCTGGTGGCCGACTCGTTCGAGAGCGCCGACGAGGAGCCCGAGCTCGCCATGGCTGCGCGTCGCCGATGCGACGGGATCGTGCTCTGCGCGCCGCGCATGTCCGACGAGACGCTCGCGCGGCTGCTGCCCGCGCTGCGACCCGCCGTGCTCGTCAACCGATCGTCGGATGCCGCACCATCGGTCTCGGTGGACTACCGGTCGGGCATCCTCCAGCTGCTCGCTCACCTCACGGAGCTCGGCCATCGGACCATCTCCTACGTCTCCGGTGCCAGTGCAGCCGAGTCCGACGCTGCTCGCCGCGCCGGCATCCGCGCGTTCGTCGACGACCATCCGGAGGTGACGGTTCGGGAAGTGCCTGGCGGCGTGGACTTCGCGGCCGGGCACGGCGCTGCCGACGGAGTGCAGGCATCCGAGGCCACCGCGGTGCTCGCGTTCAACGACCTCGTGGCCATGGGGCTGCTGAGCGCTCTGAGCGAGCGCGGCGTTCGGGTGCCCCAGGATGTCTCGGTGACCGGTTTCGACGACATCCCGTTCGCCGCCTACACGACCCCGCCGCTCACCACCGCGTCGGTGCCGGTCGAAGCCCTCGGAACTCAGGCAGCGGACCGCCTGCTCGCCCTGCTCGCAGGGCGAGCTCCCGACGAGGACGTCTCGTTCGAGCCCGTGATCACCGTGCGCGGCAGCACGGGCGATGCGCTGCAGCGATGA
- a CDS encoding NAD-dependent epimerase/dehydratase family protein, translated as MSRILVTGSSGRLGRSVIAVLADAGHELVEVDVAVAEEEVRRHTQRIAADLTDAAVASDVIAGARADAVIHLAAIAVPFSAPEQHILRTNATLAYNVMQAAVDAGVRKVVTASSPTVFGYGAPAGWVPERLPLDEDVQPRPWNAYALSKLIAERTMQMFAAQKGDAVRLAAFRPCYVIAPEEWQGVPTQQGHTVFERLHDPALAAPALFNYVDARDVGRFLDTLLASLDDIPNAQTFIVGAADALARRPLAELMPEYWAQTGRLAEGLTGRAPAFSIEKACRLLGWEPQHDWRSELGEQTDQARSVR; from the coding sequence GTGAGTCGCATCCTCGTCACGGGCAGCTCCGGCCGCCTCGGGCGCAGTGTCATCGCCGTGCTGGCCGACGCCGGCCACGAGCTCGTCGAAGTCGATGTCGCGGTCGCCGAGGAAGAGGTCAGACGGCACACGCAGCGGATCGCCGCAGACCTGACCGACGCGGCCGTGGCATCCGACGTCATCGCAGGCGCGCGCGCGGATGCCGTCATCCACCTCGCCGCGATCGCCGTGCCGTTCAGCGCGCCCGAGCAGCACATTCTGCGCACGAACGCGACGCTCGCGTACAACGTGATGCAGGCCGCGGTCGACGCCGGCGTGCGCAAGGTGGTGACGGCATCCTCTCCGACGGTCTTCGGCTACGGAGCTCCAGCAGGCTGGGTGCCGGAACGGCTGCCGCTCGACGAAGACGTGCAACCCCGGCCGTGGAATGCGTACGCGCTGTCGAAGCTCATCGCAGAGCGCACCATGCAGATGTTCGCGGCGCAGAAAGGCGATGCCGTGCGGCTCGCGGCGTTCCGCCCGTGCTACGTGATCGCGCCGGAGGAGTGGCAGGGCGTGCCGACGCAGCAGGGCCACACGGTGTTCGAGCGGCTGCACGATCCGGCGCTCGCCGCGCCCGCGCTCTTCAACTACGTGGACGCCCGCGACGTCGGGCGCTTTCTCGACACCCTGCTGGCGTCACTCGACGACATTCCCAACGCGCAGACCTTCATCGTGGGGGCGGCGGATGCCCTGGCCCGCCGCCCGCTCGCGGAGCTCATGCCGGAGTACTGGGCGCAGACCGGACGACTCGCCGAGGGTCTCACCGGAAGGGCGCCCGCCTTCTCCATCGAGAAGGCGTGCAGGCTGCTCGGCTGGGAGCCGCAGCACGACTGGCGCAGCGAACTGGGCGAGCAGACAGACCAAGCAAGGAGCGTGAGATGA
- a CDS encoding 5-dehydro-4-deoxyglucarate dehydratase, translating into MRFDGVLFFPVTAYAADGSVDAALTAEHVASRLPHAPGGVFPACGTGEFHALSASEVGEVVKATVETVNGAVPVVSGAGGPLGHAIECAKRAADAGADALLVLPPYLVAGPVSGTAAYVEALLAASDLPAIVYHRGSAQLNEDAATRLAQNPRVIGFKDGVGDLGVAQQLVRAAAATDRDDLTFFNGLPTAELTQQAYRAIGVPLYSSAAFAMAPRVAKAFYEAYASGDDARRIEILDAFYLPLVRLRDETPGFAVSLVKAGVRLDGLPVGGVRPPLVDPTPRQLDELTRILAIGDELVGGA; encoded by the coding sequence ATGAGATTCGACGGTGTGCTGTTCTTTCCCGTGACGGCGTACGCGGCAGACGGCTCGGTGGATGCCGCGCTGACGGCCGAACACGTGGCATCCCGGCTGCCGCACGCGCCTGGCGGCGTGTTCCCCGCATGCGGAACCGGCGAGTTCCACGCGCTGAGCGCCTCCGAGGTCGGCGAGGTCGTGAAGGCGACCGTCGAGACCGTGAACGGCGCGGTGCCGGTGGTCTCGGGCGCGGGCGGTCCGCTCGGGCACGCGATCGAGTGCGCGAAGCGTGCGGCGGATGCCGGCGCCGACGCCCTGCTCGTGCTCCCGCCGTACCTCGTGGCAGGGCCCGTGTCGGGAACCGCGGCGTACGTCGAGGCGCTGCTGGCGGCATCCGACCTGCCGGCCATCGTCTACCACCGCGGGTCGGCGCAACTGAACGAGGATGCCGCCACCCGGCTCGCGCAGAACCCTCGCGTCATCGGCTTCAAAGACGGCGTCGGCGACCTGGGCGTGGCGCAGCAGCTCGTGCGCGCCGCTGCCGCGACGGATCGCGACGACCTGACGTTCTTCAACGGGCTGCCGACCGCGGAGCTCACGCAACAGGCGTACCGGGCGATCGGGGTTCCGCTCTACTCGTCGGCGGCCTTCGCGATGGCACCCCGTGTGGCGAAGGCGTTCTACGAGGCGTACGCGTCGGGCGACGACGCGCGGCGCATCGAGATCCTCGACGCGTTCTATCTGCCGCTCGTTCGGCTGCGCGACGAGACTCCGGGCTTCGCGGTCTCGCTGGTGAAGGCCGGCGTGCGACTCGATGGACTGCCCGTCGGTGGCGTGCGTCCCCCGCTCGTCGACCCGACGCCGAGGCAGCTCGACGAGCTGACGCGCATCCTCGCCATCGGCGACGAGCTGGTCGGCGGGGCGTGA
- a CDS encoding mandelate racemase/muconate lactonizing enzyme family protein, with amino-acid sequence MSPFDVGASIGAVPGLGRITTLRTRPIDVPLIRPWGPDVLEHHLIEVLVDTESGVIGHGFSWTPSIGAGSVRAMLDRDIHDFVVGRDADARALWAPLWRHLHEAGSGGVTTIAMAGLDLALWDAAGRAAQRPVAELIGARRASVEVYGSGVNRHYSRDELVAQAQRWADAGHSLVKMKVGGRPLAEDRERVAAVRATIGPDVELAIDANQLWTLEEAERAIGELSEFRLCWVEEPLLSDDLLGHAVLRSRVGVPIAMGENLHTAQRFREATELGAADILQPNAIRVGGITPYLEITAEADAAGMPVYPHLLPDLSGQLAMTMARPTPIEDVEDASFERLGILAEPAPLSIDGTLATSRERVGLGIVFA; translated from the coding sequence GTGAGCCCCTTCGACGTCGGTGCGTCGATCGGTGCCGTGCCCGGGCTCGGACGCATCACCACACTGCGAACCCGGCCGATCGATGTGCCCCTGATCCGGCCGTGGGGACCCGACGTGCTCGAGCATCACCTGATCGAGGTGCTCGTCGACACGGAGTCGGGTGTGATCGGCCACGGGTTCAGCTGGACGCCGTCGATCGGCGCCGGTTCCGTGCGCGCCATGCTCGACCGCGACATCCACGACTTCGTCGTCGGCCGCGACGCCGACGCACGTGCGCTGTGGGCGCCTCTCTGGCGTCACCTGCACGAGGCCGGCTCCGGTGGGGTCACCACGATCGCGATGGCCGGGCTCGACCTCGCGCTGTGGGATGCCGCGGGTCGCGCCGCGCAGAGGCCGGTCGCCGAGCTGATCGGGGCGAGGCGGGCATCCGTCGAGGTGTACGGGAGTGGTGTGAACCGGCACTACTCTCGCGACGAGCTCGTGGCGCAGGCGCAGCGGTGGGCGGATGCCGGGCACTCCCTGGTGAAGATGAAGGTCGGCGGGCGCCCCCTCGCCGAGGATCGCGAACGGGTCGCAGCCGTGCGAGCGACGATCGGTCCCGACGTGGAGCTCGCCATCGACGCCAACCAGCTCTGGACGCTGGAGGAGGCCGAGCGCGCCATCGGCGAGTTGAGCGAGTTCCGGCTGTGCTGGGTCGAGGAGCCCTTGCTGTCCGACGACCTGCTCGGTCATGCCGTGCTGCGCTCCCGCGTCGGCGTGCCGATCGCCATGGGCGAGAACCTGCACACCGCCCAGCGGTTCCGCGAGGCGACGGAACTGGGCGCTGCGGACATCCTGCAGCCCAACGCGATCCGGGTCGGCGGCATCACGCCGTACCTCGAGATCACGGCCGAGGCGGACGCCGCCGGCATGCCGGTGTATCCGCATCTGCTGCCCGACCTCTCCGGGCAGCTGGCCATGACGATGGCGCGGCCCACACCGATCGAGGACGTCGAGGATGCCTCGTTCGAGCGCCTCGGCATCCTCGCCGAACCCGCGCCACTGTCGATCGACGGCACGCTCGCCACGTCGCGCGAGCGGGTGGGCCTCGGCATCGTGTTCGCCTGA
- a CDS encoding MFS transporter, with translation MSKWWPVVILGCAQFVMVLDSTVMNVSISKVVSDLHTTVAAMQTAITFYTLTMAAVMLLGAKLGDVWGRRRTLVIGAIVYSIGSLMTGLSPNFVTLFLGWSIIEGLGAVLVIPAIAALVADNYSGRQRVTAFAVIGAVSGAAVAAGPLIGGYLTTYLSWRYVFIGETVIMIAVLLFARVIADSSLPARLRIDVWSVLSSAAGLVLIVFGMLQSKTWGWVVPKVPLTIGGVTVAPFGLSPVPFLIAAGIALLWLFLRRQRGLAAVGRPPLLDVTMFSIARLRSGLSVLGAQYAVTAGLFFMVPVYLQMTLGLDALTTGIRVFPLSIALIVFSIVGTVLTRFWSPRRIVRIGQLVLVASILALLPSVSTDLKAVPFGIGMFFAGAALGLLASQLGNVNMSSVSEERSSEVGGLQGVFQNLGSSFGTALIGSILIASLGSSFAGAVSASTLPDSVKSTVLQQTQNGVAIVPTQAVPRIAEQAGLSGAEGDTLRSLYTHAQLGSLQTALFALAVIAALALFFSRSIPSSVLGAAPRSGPEADGASPEPAADKRRR, from the coding sequence ATGTCGAAATGGTGGCCGGTGGTCATTCTGGGCTGCGCGCAGTTCGTGATGGTGCTCGACAGCACGGTCATGAACGTGTCGATCTCGAAGGTCGTCTCCGACCTGCACACGACGGTCGCCGCGATGCAGACCGCGATCACGTTCTACACGCTGACCATGGCGGCGGTGATGCTGCTGGGGGCCAAGCTCGGCGACGTGTGGGGCCGGCGCAGAACGCTGGTGATCGGCGCCATCGTGTACTCGATCGGCTCGCTCATGACAGGGCTCAGCCCGAACTTCGTGACGCTCTTCCTCGGCTGGTCGATCATCGAGGGGCTCGGGGCCGTGCTGGTCATCCCCGCGATCGCCGCACTGGTGGCCGACAACTATTCGGGCAGGCAGCGCGTCACGGCCTTCGCGGTGATCGGTGCGGTCTCCGGCGCCGCCGTGGCGGCAGGACCGCTGATCGGCGGCTACCTGACCACCTATCTCAGCTGGAGGTACGTCTTCATCGGCGAGACGGTGATCATGATCGCGGTGTTGCTCTTCGCGCGCGTGATCGCCGACTCCAGCCTTCCTGCGCGGCTCCGCATCGACGTCTGGAGTGTCTTGTCCTCGGCGGCCGGGCTGGTGTTGATCGTGTTCGGCATGCTGCAGTCGAAGACCTGGGGCTGGGTCGTTCCGAAGGTTCCGCTCACGATCGGCGGTGTGACGGTCGCTCCCTTCGGCCTGTCGCCCGTCCCGTTCCTCATCGCGGCGGGCATCGCCCTTCTCTGGCTCTTTCTGCGCAGGCAGCGCGGCCTCGCCGCAGTCGGGCGGCCGCCGCTGCTCGACGTGACCATGTTCTCCATCGCCAGACTGCGATCGGGGCTGAGCGTGCTCGGCGCGCAGTACGCAGTGACGGCCGGACTGTTCTTCATGGTGCCGGTGTACCTGCAGATGACACTGGGGCTGGACGCCCTGACCACGGGCATCCGCGTCTTCCCGCTGTCGATCGCGCTGATCGTCTTCTCCATCGTGGGCACGGTGCTCACGCGGTTCTGGTCGCCGCGGCGCATCGTGCGCATCGGTCAGCTGGTGCTCGTGGCGAGCATCCTCGCCCTGCTTCCCTCGGTGTCGACCGACCTGAAGGCGGTCCCGTTCGGAATAGGGATGTTCTTCGCCGGCGCCGCGCTCGGCCTGCTCGCGTCGCAGCTGGGCAACGTCAACATGTCCAGTGTGTCGGAGGAGCGCTCGAGCGAGGTCGGCGGCCTGCAGGGCGTGTTCCAGAACCTGGGCTCGTCGTTCGGCACGGCGCTCATCGGCTCCATCCTGATCGCCTCGCTCGGCTCGTCATTCGCCGGTGCGGTGTCGGCCAGCACGCTCCCCGACAGCGTCAAATCGACAGTGTTGCAGCAGACGCAGAACGGCGTCGCCATCGTTCCGACACAGGCCGTTCCGCGCATCGCCGAGCAGGCGGGACTGTCTGGTGCTGAGGGAGACACCCTGCGCTCGCTGTACACGCACGCGCAACTCGGATCGTTGCAGACCGCGCTCTTCGCGCTCGCGGTCATCGCCGCGCTGGCGCTGTTCTTCTCGCGCAGCATCCCGAGCTCCGTACTCGGCGCCGCACCACGATCGGGACCCGAGGCCGACGGTGCGAGTCCCGAACCGGCGGCGGACAAGCGCAGGCGATAG
- a CDS encoding tetratricopeptide repeat protein — protein MAQNDWQARVDAFWNDFDDSDPERMLSLMRGLVDERDADDPVALAEWGGVHDALGLEEDAVGPYRSALAAGLEPELEHQVMLQLASTLRNLGEHAEALDLLERLDAPELGDAPAVFRALTLHSAGRADEALSVALTALAAHLPRYGRAAAAYAADLMA, from the coding sequence ATGGCGCAGAACGACTGGCAGGCGCGCGTGGACGCGTTCTGGAACGACTTCGACGACAGCGATCCCGAGCGGATGCTCTCGCTCATGCGTGGGCTCGTCGACGAGCGCGACGCCGACGACCCGGTCGCGCTCGCCGAATGGGGCGGCGTGCACGACGCGCTGGGGCTCGAAGAGGATGCCGTCGGCCCCTATCGCAGCGCACTCGCCGCGGGACTCGAGCCCGAGCTCGAACACCAGGTGATGCTGCAGCTGGCGAGCACGCTGCGCAATCTCGGCGAACACGCGGAGGCGCTCGACCTCCTCGAGCGGCTCGACGCTCCGGAGCTGGGGGATGCGCCGGCGGTGTTCCGCGCCCTCACGCTGCACAGCGCCGGCCGTGCGGACGAGGCTCTCAGCGTGGCCCTGACGGCGCTGGCGGCGCACCTTCCGCGCTACGGTCGAGCGGCGGCCGCCTACGCGGCAGACCTCATGGCGTAA
- a CDS encoding MFS transporter, which translates to MFDTIHSVQSPSAGRLRTARASVFALYATAGFLVGTWSGVIPAVARAARVSPGVLGVVIVISSVGIIAGAQVGGRIQQRSGSIGLCVGGLALAAFGAAAVGVSGDAGVLCIAFTIFTFGMGLNDVGMNMQAVLVERAYRRPIMAAFHAFFALGGALGAAAMLGTARLGWGALPQLSLGAVAAVIAVCCVAGGLLRRAEEPRAAVDARSAASTPAPPRSSATPAPPRSSAAAELLDDGVVVGPQGWPDLRADTLPTQRRVPRPRVRMTRVAWTLGLTALLLMCTEGVAIDWSALQLTQAFHAMAGVSAFGYGAFAVSMMVGRLLVDRLAAVVGPATVVRAGSLLGALGLVVVVVSPSLWVTIAGWAMLGLGLCGGVPQVFTAAGNQPHAAIVLSRVLTLGYVGIFAGPALIGLFAQATSVTFAMVVPVGLLLVAVVLAGALRRVPKIGVPARRAARGARRAGGADDVPILGTRRA; encoded by the coding sequence GTGTTCGACACCATCCATTCCGTGCAATCACCGTCCGCAGGCAGGCTGCGTACCGCCCGCGCGAGCGTGTTCGCGCTCTACGCCACGGCGGGATTCCTCGTCGGCACGTGGTCGGGGGTCATCCCCGCCGTCGCCCGCGCCGCACGGGTGTCGCCCGGTGTGCTCGGCGTGGTCATCGTGATCAGCTCGGTGGGCATCATCGCGGGCGCCCAGGTCGGTGGGCGCATCCAACAGCGTTCGGGCAGCATAGGTCTCTGCGTCGGCGGTCTCGCGCTCGCGGCCTTCGGCGCGGCCGCGGTCGGTGTCTCCGGTGATGCCGGCGTGCTCTGCATCGCGTTCACGATCTTCACGTTCGGCATGGGGCTCAACGACGTCGGCATGAACATGCAGGCCGTGCTCGTCGAGCGCGCGTATCGGCGACCGATCATGGCGGCGTTCCACGCGTTCTTCGCTCTGGGCGGGGCGCTCGGTGCGGCCGCCATGCTCGGCACCGCGCGCCTCGGCTGGGGTGCGCTGCCGCAGCTCTCGCTCGGGGCGGTGGCGGCGGTCATCGCCGTGTGCTGCGTTGCGGGTGGTCTGCTGCGCAGGGCCGAAGAGCCGCGAGCTGCGGTGGATGCCCGCTCCGCGGCATCCACGCCCGCTCCGCCCCGCAGCTCGGCCACGCCCGCTCCGCCCCGCAGCTCGGCCGCGGCCGAGCTGCTCGACGATGGCGTCGTGGTCGGCCCGCAGGGGTGGCCCGACCTGCGGGCGGACACGCTGCCGACGCAACGGCGCGTCCCGCGCCCGCGCGTCCGCATGACCCGCGTCGCCTGGACGCTCGGCCTCACAGCCCTGCTGCTGATGTGCACGGAAGGCGTCGCCATCGACTGGAGCGCTCTGCAGCTCACGCAGGCGTTCCACGCCATGGCGGGGGTGTCGGCATTCGGCTACGGCGCGTTCGCCGTGTCGATGATGGTCGGGCGCCTGCTGGTCGACCGGCTGGCCGCCGTGGTCGGCCCGGCGACCGTCGTGCGCGCGGGGTCTCTGCTCGGCGCGCTGGGACTGGTCGTGGTGGTCGTCTCGCCGTCGCTCTGGGTCACGATCGCGGGTTGGGCGATGCTCGGCCTCGGCCTCTGTGGTGGCGTGCCGCAGGTCTTCACGGCTGCGGGCAACCAGCCGCACGCCGCCATCGTGCTGTCGAGGGTGCTCACGCTCGGCTACGTGGGGATCTTCGCCGGTCCCGCGCTGATCGGGCTGTTCGCCCAGGCGACATCGGTGACGTTCGCGATGGTCGTCCCCGTGGGGCTGCTGCTCGTCGCGGTCGTGCTCGCTGGTGCTCTGCGGCGCGTGCCGAAAATCGGAGTTCCGGCGCGACGCGCCGCACGCGGAGCGCGACGCGCCGGCGGCGCAGACGACGTTCCGATACTCGGCACGCGGCGCGCCTGA
- a CDS encoding MFS transporter: MFRSLSSLNYRIWFAGALVSNVGTWMQRTAQDWIVLTQLTKGDALAVGIVMALQFGPQLVLLPVTGWAADRFDRRKLLMATQGAMGLLGLGLGILTITGAVQLWHVYLFALLLGIVAAFDSPARQTFVGDLVGTSLLGNAVALNSASFNAARLLGPAVAGLLTAAVGAGWVFLINAVSFIAVLASLTLMRRDQLNHTKRASRSRGGMIGGFRYVKGRPDLISIFIMVFVVGTFGLNFPIFVASMASTVFHKGAGEYGLLSSVMAVGSVLGALLAARRERPRAQLLAVAATIFGIGSLGAALAPDYWLFGAALAVVGVASQTFNTTANGVVQLSTDPAVRGRVMAIYMAIFMGGTPIGAPIVGWVADAYGPRWALVVGAASGFVAAAVGVFYMVRYRGMRLAFTERRLRFTFATPTRPIAIAEMQADEAVANKASASA, translated from the coding sequence ATGTTCCGATCGCTCTCGTCGCTGAACTACCGCATCTGGTTCGCGGGTGCCCTCGTCTCGAACGTCGGTACCTGGATGCAGCGCACCGCGCAGGACTGGATCGTGCTGACCCAGCTCACCAAGGGCGACGCCCTCGCCGTGGGCATCGTGATGGCGCTTCAGTTCGGTCCGCAGCTCGTGCTGCTGCCTGTCACGGGCTGGGCGGCCGATCGCTTCGACCGGCGCAAACTGCTCATGGCCACGCAGGGCGCCATGGGGCTGCTGGGTCTCGGGCTGGGCATCCTGACCATCACCGGTGCGGTGCAGCTGTGGCACGTCTACCTGTTCGCGCTGCTGCTCGGCATCGTCGCCGCCTTCGACTCGCCTGCCAGACAGACGTTCGTCGGCGACCTCGTCGGCACGAGCCTGCTGGGCAACGCGGTCGCGCTCAACTCGGCGTCGTTCAACGCCGCCCGCCTGCTCGGACCCGCCGTCGCCGGGCTGCTGACCGCCGCTGTCGGCGCCGGCTGGGTCTTTCTCATCAACGCCGTCAGCTTCATCGCGGTGCTCGCGTCGCTGACCCTCATGCGCCGCGACCAGCTGAACCACACGAAGCGGGCATCCCGGTCTCGCGGCGGCATGATCGGCGGCTTCCGCTACGTGAAGGGCCGCCCCGACCTGATCTCGATCTTCATCATGGTGTTCGTGGTCGGAACGTTCGGCCTGAACTTTCCGATCTTCGTGGCGAGCATGGCGAGCACCGTGTTCCACAAGGGAGCCGGCGAGTACGGACTTCTCTCGTCGGTGATGGCCGTGGGATCGGTTCTCGGTGCGTTGCTGGCAGCCCGCCGCGAACGTCCGAGGGCTCAGCTTCTGGCCGTCGCGGCCACGATCTTCGGCATCGGATCGCTCGGCGCGGCACTCGCACCCGACTACTGGCTCTTCGGTGCGGCGCTCGCGGTGGTCGGCGTGGCATCCCAGACCTTCAACACCACGGCCAACGGTGTCGTGCAGCTGTCGACGGATCCCGCGGTGCGCGGTCGCGTGATGGCCATCTACATGGCGATCTTCATGGGCGGCACCCCGATCGGTGCTCCGATCGTCGGCTGGGTGGCGGATGCCTACGGGCCGCGCTGGGCGCTCGTCGTAGGGGCGGCATCCGGGTTCGTCGCCGCCGCGGTCGGTGTGTTCTACATGGTGCGCTACCGGGGGATGCGTCTGGCCTTCACCGAGCGCAGGCTGCGGTTCACGTTCGCGACTCCCACGCGTCCGATCGCGATCGCCGAGATGCAGGCCGACGAGGCGGTCGCGAACAAGGCGTCGGCTTCGGCCTGA
- a CDS encoding MarR family winged helix-turn-helix transcriptional regulator: MASAVSLPPAPRQGAKRVSNHELSTNLRIASARLTRRLRAEKPDGDLSDGQYSVLAFVCREGAKTLGELSRYERVTPPSMNRTVNQLEAAGYVVREASADDRRKVLFVPTDAGRGLVKETRRRRDAWLDRRLAKLPPETRALLADAADVIRELADS; this comes from the coding sequence ATGGCATCCGCAGTCTCTCTCCCCCCGGCACCTCGGCAGGGCGCGAAGCGGGTCTCCAATCACGAGCTTTCGACGAACCTGCGCATCGCCTCCGCACGGCTCACCCGTCGGCTGCGCGCCGAGAAGCCCGACGGCGACCTCAGTGACGGGCAGTACAGCGTGCTCGCGTTCGTCTGCCGCGAGGGCGCGAAGACGCTCGGCGAGCTCAGCAGGTACGAGCGCGTCACGCCGCCGTCGATGAACCGCACGGTCAACCAGCTCGAGGCAGCAGGGTATGTGGTGCGCGAGGCATCCGCCGACGACCGGCGCAAGGTGCTGTTCGTGCCAACGGATGCCGGTCGCGGCTTGGTCAAGGAGACCCGGCGCCGCCGCGACGCCTGGCTCGACCGCCGGCTCGCGAAGCTGCCGCCCGAGACGCGCGCGCTGCTCGCCGACGCCGCCGACGTGATCAGAGAGCTGGCCGACTCGTGA
- a CDS encoding alpha/beta fold hydrolase has product MPTFDDEQGVTVTYYVWRVGHPRAVIHLVHGIGEYATRYEPLVSVLNENGYSVYAADQRGHGQTGLDQWNGDRSKLGRLGPGGLRAAVEDIRQLNGIIRAENPGVPLVLLGHSMGSLTSQMLVNDHADELDALVLTGTAYRTPLHMEAGDLNKHHKQLGTTGYEWLSRDPQVAADFAVDPLTFDAKVLKLFGVADGLRLYGRPARGIHDLPLLVMIGEEDSLGGPKSARMLVAAYEHRAGFTDTTLEIYPGARHEVFNETNRDEVMRDLVLWLDARFPQRV; this is encoded by the coding sequence GTGCCGACCTTCGACGACGAACAGGGCGTGACCGTCACCTACTACGTGTGGCGGGTGGGGCATCCGCGTGCCGTGATCCACCTCGTGCACGGCATCGGCGAGTACGCGACGCGGTATGAGCCCCTGGTGTCGGTGCTCAACGAGAACGGCTACTCCGTCTACGCGGCCGATCAGCGTGGTCACGGGCAGACCGGCCTCGACCAGTGGAACGGGGACCGCTCGAAGTTGGGGCGGCTGGGTCCGGGCGGGCTGCGCGCGGCCGTCGAGGACATCCGGCAGCTGAACGGCATCATCCGCGCCGAGAACCCGGGCGTGCCGCTGGTGCTTCTCGGCCACAGCATGGGGTCGCTGACCTCGCAGATGCTCGTCAACGACCACGCGGACGAGCTCGATGCACTCGTACTCACCGGCACCGCCTACCGCACGCCCCTGCACATGGAGGCGGGTGACCTCAACAAGCACCACAAGCAGCTGGGCACCACGGGTTATGAGTGGCTGAGCCGCGATCCGCAGGTGGCCGCCGACTTCGCCGTCGATCCACTCACGTTCGACGCCAAAGTGCTCAAACTGTTCGGGGTGGCGGACGGACTGCGGCTGTACGGGCGGCCGGCGCGGGGCATCCACGATCTGCCGCTGCTCGTCATGATCGGCGAGGAGGACTCCCTGGGCGGTCCGAAGAGCGCGAGGATGCTCGTGGCCGCCTACGAGCACCGCGCCGGCTTCACCGACACCACCCTCGAGATCTACCCCGGCGCGCGCCACGAGGTGTTCAACGAGACCAACCGCGACGAGGTCATGCGCGACCTCGTGCTGTGGCTGGACGCGCGCTTTCCACAGCGGGTCTGA